The following coding sequences lie in one Paroedura picta isolate Pp20150507F chromosome 10, Ppicta_v3.0, whole genome shotgun sequence genomic window:
- the LOC143819129 gene encoding UPF0462 protein C4orf33 homolog, which translates to MLFLATDHRKEDSVLSLGSAHHLVSNSENVAGNHKSKFLKDGRKEMEYKIVTTWDSIPIMHAPVTIRFKPGDQGLVMEVNSLFFDDPPAPSGEPGKPFDGLWDYEVVESFFLNSATSKYLEVELCPHGQHLVLRLSGGDCLEKGLELAFKADINGGNWNGTAIIPWGYFPPGVDKMNSYAIHGSGIGRTYEALYPIPREEIGEGQGPNFHRLEYFKDFRLKDIMGEDWNQPPSDCWI; encoded by the exons ATGCTGTTTCTAGCGACTGATCATAGAAAAGAGGACAGTG TTCTGTCCCTCGGCTCTGCACACCATCTCGTATCAAACAG TGAAAATGTAGCTGGAAATCATAAGTCAAAATTCCTGaaggatggaagaaaggaa ATGGAATATAAAATTGTAACTACCTGGGACAGCATTCCAATAATGCATGCACCGGTGACAATCAGATTTAAACCTGGTGATCAAGGCTTAGTTATGGAAGTGAACTCCTTGTTCTTTGATGATCCTCCAGCTCCATCTGGAGAACCTGGGAAGCCTTTTGATGGACTTTGGGACTATGAAG TGGTTGAATCATTCTTTCTGAACAGTGCTACGAGCAAGTACCTGGAAGTTGAACTTTGCCC GCATGGTCAGCATCTTGTATTACGGCTCTCTGGAGGAGATTGTCTTGAA AAAGGTCTTGAGTTGGCATTTAAAGCAGATATAAACGGGGGCAACTGGAATGGCACAGCAATTATTCCTTGGGGGTATTTCCCCCCTGGTGTAGACAAAATGAATTCATATGCAATCCATGGATCTGGGATTGGCAGAACATATGAGGCACTTTATCCAATACCACGGGAAGAGATTGGAGAGGGGCAAGGTCCTAATTT CCATCGTCTAGAATACTTCAAGGATTTCCGTCTAAAGGACATAATGGGAGAGGACTGGAATCAACCTCCATCAGATTGTTGGATATAA